One genomic region from Pyrobaculum islandicum DSM 4184 encodes:
- a CDS encoding Zn-ribbon domain-containing OB-fold protein — translation MKHESVPIYWRNIPHYYRLVAKRCKKCGAVYFPPVIKCRCGSKELEDFELPHEGKLVEFTVLYQVGTDFLKQKPLVIGLVELSNGVKVVGQIVDVQPEKLTQGAKVEAVFRRVMVDGKYGLVMYGYKFRPVDGV, via the coding sequence ATGAAACACGAGTCAGTGCCAATATACTGGAGAAATATCCCTCATTACTATCGTCTTGTAGCTAAGAGATGTAAAAAATGTGGCGCAGTTTACTTTCCGCCAGTTATAAAATGCCGATGTGGTTCTAAGGAGTTGGAAGACTTTGAACTTCCGCATGAGGGAAAACTCGTGGAGTTTACAGTATTGTATCAGGTTGGCACAGATTTTCTCAAACAAAAGCCCTTAGTAATAGGGCTTGTCGAACTTTCTAATGGCGTTAAGGTAGTAGGCCAGATAGTAGATGTTCAGCCGGAAAAGCTCACGCAAGGAGCGAAAGTAGAAGCTGTATTTCGTAGGGTTATGGTAGATGGAAAATATGGGCTTGTCATGTATGGTTATAAGTTTAGGCCAGTTGATGGGGTATGA
- a CDS encoding thiolase C-terminal domain-containing protein → MRDVYIVGGALYPAGRHYGKNIDDMAAEVLDKALAEAKTDIEAVFIASSTAELANKQQILGAYVLESLGLDKIPVFRIEDGDGSGGAAIALAHHVLKSEEYNCVAVVGVDKPNDVLSNQQQDIYATTLDTYFERYFGITPLAYAALMAKVYLRKYEYRYEELAQWAVLMHKHGANNPYAYLRRQIKIEDAINSELVSEPLRLYDIGPLADGAAAAVLCNNKKDGPRILSASVSTNAIPFNLRQDYDTLYSAQEAAKKALEKAKVTPRDIATAEVHDSFSIFGILALESLGFVKRGGALAAIREGDLPINLSGGLKSRGNILGATGVYQLVEVAWQLIGREFKRVDGDYGLVHNMGGVDRVSTVVVVGV, encoded by the coding sequence ATGAGAGACGTATACATTGTAGGAGGGGCCTTATATCCCGCGGGGAGACATTATGGTAAAAATATTGATGACATGGCTGCAGAAGTTTTAGACAAAGCATTAGCAGAAGCAAAGACAGATATTGAAGCCGTTTTTATAGCATCATCAACTGCCGAGCTTGCAAACAAACAGCAGATCTTGGGCGCGTATGTACTGGAGTCTCTCGGTCTTGATAAAATACCCGTATTTAGAATAGAAGACGGCGATGGATCTGGAGGGGCTGCCATAGCTTTGGCGCATCATGTCTTGAAATCAGAGGAGTACAACTGTGTCGCTGTTGTGGGTGTCGATAAGCCAAACGACGTATTAAGTAACCAACAGCAAGATATCTACGCTACAACTCTTGATACCTATTTTGAGAGATACTTCGGTATTACCCCGTTGGCATATGCGGCATTAATGGCAAAGGTATACTTGAGAAAGTATGAATACAGGTATGAAGAGTTGGCACAGTGGGCGGTGTTAATGCATAAACATGGTGCAAACAACCCCTACGCATATCTTAGAAGGCAGATAAAAATTGAAGACGCCATTAATAGCGAGCTTGTCAGTGAGCCATTGCGCCTATATGATATTGGCCCCCTCGCAGACGGTGCTGCAGCTGCCGTATTGTGTAACAACAAAAAAGACGGTCCACGCATACTATCGGCATCTGTTTCTACAAACGCCATACCATTTAACCTAAGGCAAGATTATGACACCCTCTATAGCGCACAAGAGGCAGCGAAAAAAGCGCTTGAAAAAGCAAAAGTCACTCCCAGAGATATAGCGACGGCGGAGGTACACGACTCTTTCTCTATATTTGGTATACTTGCACTAGAGAGTCTCGGTTTTGTAAAAAGAGGTGGCGCGTTAGCGGCTATAAGAGAAGGCGATTTACCTATTAATCTCAGCGGCGGCCTTAAATCCAGAGGTAACATACTCGGCGCCACTGGGGTTTACCAATTAGTGGAGGTTGCTTGGCAACTTATAGGCAGAGAATTCAAACGTGTAGATGGAGATTATGGGTTGGTGCACAATATGGGGGGTGTTGATAGAGTGTCGACAGTTGTCGTTGTTGGAGTATGA
- the hmgA gene encoding hydroxymethylglutaryl-CoA reductase (NADPH) — translation MFLMEVKLHEFEKIYGDANKAAEARRQFLERVTGVKLENIGKTTIDLNTVVGKNIENVIGAVQIPVGVAGPLLIKGDYANGYFYIPLATTEGALVASVNRGAKIITESGGTRVKVLKDGMTRAPLFKLQSVIEAIKFVEWVYQHFDELKKVAESTTKHGKLKEVQPFIVGNYVWLRFVFSTGDAMGMNMVTIATDAIAKYISEKFPEAKLVALSGNMCVDKKANAVNFILGRGKTVIAEALIKRDVLEKFGVSPEDVHNVNVEKNLIGSALAHSYGFNAHFANIIAAIFIATGQDVAQVVESSMGITTTEPREEGLYISVFLPSLEVGTVGGGTGLPTQREALELLGVAGPGNPPGTNALKFAEIVASAVLAGELNLLLALTRNELASAHQRLGRAKGT, via the coding sequence ATGTTTTTAATGGAAGTTAAGTTACACGAGTTTGAAAAAATATACGGCGACGCCAATAAAGCAGCCGAGGCAAGACGCCAGTTTTTAGAGAGAGTAACAGGTGTAAAGTTGGAAAATATAGGCAAGACGACGATAGATCTAAACACTGTTGTCGGAAAAAATATAGAAAACGTCATAGGGGCTGTGCAGATACCAGTTGGCGTCGCAGGCCCCTTATTGATAAAAGGCGATTATGCAAACGGCTATTTTTACATCCCGCTCGCAACTACTGAGGGGGCGCTTGTCGCCTCGGTAAACAGAGGGGCAAAAATAATTACAGAGTCTGGTGGTACTAGGGTAAAAGTCTTAAAAGATGGCATGACCAGGGCGCCTTTGTTTAAACTACAGTCAGTTATAGAAGCCATAAAATTTGTAGAGTGGGTATATCAACATTTTGACGAATTGAAAAAGGTAGCAGAGTCTACGACTAAACATGGGAAATTAAAAGAAGTACAACCCTTTATAGTTGGGAATTACGTGTGGCTAAGATTCGTCTTCTCTACGGGGGACGCCATGGGTATGAATATGGTTACTATAGCCACAGACGCTATTGCGAAATATATAAGTGAGAAGTTCCCTGAAGCAAAACTTGTGGCACTTAGCGGAAATATGTGCGTTGATAAAAAAGCCAATGCTGTGAACTTTATATTAGGTAGAGGTAAAACTGTAATAGCAGAGGCGTTGATAAAGAGAGATGTATTGGAAAAATTTGGAGTCTCTCCTGAAGATGTTCACAACGTAAACGTCGAGAAAAATCTCATAGGCTCAGCATTAGCGCATTCATACGGTTTTAATGCACATTTCGCCAACATTATAGCAGCAATATTTATCGCAACAGGGCAAGACGTAGCACAAGTTGTTGAGTCTAGCATGGGCATAACGACGACTGAACCTAGAGAAGAGGGCTTATACATATCTGTATTTCTGCCCAGTCTAGAAGTCGGCACCGTAGGTGGTGGAACAGGGCTACCTACGCAACGAGAGGCTTTAGAACTGTTAGGGGTGGCAGGCCCAGGGAACCCGCCTGGCACCAACGCTCTAAAATTTGCGGAAATTGTAGCCTCAGCGGTGTTAGCCGGGGAGCTAAATCTGCTTCTGGCTCTTACACGAAACGAATTGGCTTCAGCCCATCAAAGATTGGGTAGAGCTAAAGGGACATAG
- a CDS encoding DNA-directed DNA polymerase I, whose amino-acid sequence MLEFEEEVELEEEETKEYEGEAIEEGRVKGVVSNTVPPSIVLAVVYDGSEGKALVKFYDPIGDVVYYWYDKTGHKPYLITNKTPEEIAEKFPEVLRHPGFSHLDVEEKYNALYDKKILVTKVYAKDPLSIGGGKNSLRDILGETWESRIKYHHSYLFDRNVIPGMWYQTNGNGLTPVEIVIPPEVRQTLSSVFKPEHAKVAEEWIPLFQAPVPHIRRVAIDVEVYTPQENKIPDPKEAEYEIISVALVGSDGLKRVLMLKRPEIEAELKYRPDYEILFFDSEYELIREVFKTIVQYPIVITFNGDNFDLPYLYNRAIALGIPREEIPITVKRDYVSVAPGVHIDMYKFFAIKAIEAYAFGGVYRGERGLDGIAYAILGVGKVERQKNVSRMGYWELAEYNYRDALITLYFTLYNSEMVMKLIMLLSRIAKMPIEDITRSQVSAWIRNMLYYEHRKRGWLIPNKEDILKEKGAVHTKAIIKGKKYAGAVVLDPPLGIFFNVYVLDFASLYPSIISKWNLSYETVNCRQDAEKPIPELPHTVCRDRPGLTSTLVGILRDLRVHVYKKLAKTASSPIERQLYDVVQSAMKVFINASYGVFGAETFPLYCPPVAELTTALARYIMTSTVLKAIELGLIPVYGDTDSLFLWNVTEDKIKELIKHAEEIGIDIELDKVYKFVMFSGRKKNYLGITNDGSVIVKGIVAKKRNAPPFVKELVEDIINNLKNINSVDDIIKVRDIIIAMVKEAETKIREKRITLDKLGIKMVLSKNLSEYTKNRPQHVKAAEQLLKYGIQIGKGDAIILIKTKDSVGVKPIQLARIDEIDEKKYLEYISTSLEQILEAMGVSIEELRGATRLL is encoded by the coding sequence GTGTTAGAGTTCGAGGAGGAGGTAGAACTCGAAGAAGAGGAAACTAAGGAATATGAAGGCGAGGCAATAGAAGAGGGGAGGGTAAAGGGCGTCGTCTCTAATACAGTGCCGCCCTCCATCGTTTTAGCCGTTGTATATGATGGATCTGAGGGTAAGGCACTAGTGAAGTTTTACGATCCAATAGGCGATGTTGTATATTACTGGTATGATAAAACGGGACATAAACCCTATCTTATAACTAACAAGACACCAGAAGAGATAGCTGAGAAATTTCCCGAAGTTTTACGTCATCCGGGCTTCAGTCACCTTGACGTAGAGGAGAAATATAATGCTCTATATGATAAAAAAATCTTGGTAACTAAAGTATACGCCAAAGACCCGCTCTCTATCGGCGGCGGCAAAAATTCGCTAAGAGATATCCTAGGAGAAACATGGGAATCTAGAATAAAGTACCACCATAGCTATCTCTTTGATAGAAACGTCATACCAGGAATGTGGTATCAGACAAACGGCAACGGATTAACTCCCGTAGAGATTGTAATTCCGCCTGAGGTAAGACAAACACTGAGTAGCGTTTTCAAGCCAGAACATGCAAAAGTTGCAGAAGAGTGGATACCACTTTTCCAAGCGCCTGTACCACACATAAGGAGAGTAGCAATAGACGTAGAAGTTTACACACCTCAAGAAAATAAGATCCCAGATCCAAAGGAGGCTGAGTATGAGATTATTTCTGTGGCATTAGTAGGAAGCGACGGGCTTAAACGTGTACTAATGCTGAAAAGACCTGAAATTGAGGCTGAGCTCAAATATAGACCTGATTACGAGATACTATTTTTCGACAGCGAGTATGAGCTGATTAGAGAAGTATTTAAGACCATAGTACAATATCCAATCGTAATAACATTCAACGGCGACAACTTCGATTTACCATATCTGTATAATAGAGCTATTGCACTCGGCATACCAAGAGAAGAAATACCCATAACTGTGAAAAGAGATTACGTCAGCGTGGCTCCCGGCGTTCATATAGACATGTATAAATTCTTTGCAATAAAGGCTATAGAGGCTTATGCATTTGGCGGCGTCTATAGAGGCGAGAGAGGGCTTGATGGAATAGCTTATGCAATACTCGGCGTGGGCAAGGTGGAAAGACAGAAAAACGTGTCTAGAATGGGGTACTGGGAACTTGCAGAGTATAACTACAGAGACGCTTTAATCACTCTCTATTTCACTCTATACAACAGCGAAATGGTCATGAAGCTGATAATGTTATTATCCAGAATCGCTAAAATGCCTATAGAGGATATAACAAGATCTCAAGTATCTGCTTGGATTCGGAATATGCTCTATTATGAACACAGAAAAAGGGGATGGCTTATCCCCAATAAGGAGGATATCTTAAAGGAGAAGGGGGCTGTTCACACCAAGGCGATTATTAAGGGAAAGAAATATGCAGGAGCTGTAGTCTTAGACCCGCCCCTAGGCATATTTTTCAACGTCTACGTCTTAGACTTCGCCTCTCTATATCCATCTATCATAAGCAAATGGAACTTATCTTACGAAACTGTAAACTGTCGCCAAGATGCCGAAAAACCAATCCCAGAACTTCCTCATACAGTATGTCGCGATAGGCCAGGGCTTACAAGCACGCTAGTTGGAATCTTGAGAGATCTCAGAGTCCATGTATATAAGAAACTTGCGAAAACCGCATCTTCTCCTATCGAGAGACAGTTATATGATGTAGTTCAAAGCGCAATGAAGGTTTTCATAAACGCATCATACGGCGTCTTTGGCGCTGAGACGTTTCCGCTATATTGTCCGCCAGTCGCTGAATTAACAACAGCGTTAGCGAGGTATATAATGACAAGTACGGTTCTTAAGGCAATAGAGCTAGGGCTAATCCCGGTCTATGGTGATACAGACTCGCTATTTCTATGGAATGTTACTGAAGATAAGATTAAAGAGTTGATAAAACATGCAGAAGAAATCGGCATAGATATCGAGCTTGACAAAGTATACAAGTTTGTTATGTTTAGCGGCAGAAAGAAAAACTACCTTGGCATAACAAATGATGGAAGCGTTATAGTCAAAGGCATTGTTGCTAAAAAGCGTAACGCTCCACCTTTTGTAAAAGAGCTTGTTGAAGACATTATAAATAACTTGAAAAATATAAATAGTGTAGATGATATAATTAAAGTGAGAGATATAATTATAGCAATGGTGAAAGAAGCCGAAACAAAAATTAGGGAGAAGAGAATAACACTAGATAAGCTAGGTATAAAGATGGTATTAAGCAAAAACTTATCTGAATACACTAAGAATAGGCCTCAGCATGTAAAAGCCGCTGAGCAACTATTAAAGTACGGAATACAGATAGGCAAAGGCGACGCTATAATTCTAATCAAGACTAAGGATTCTGTCGGCGTTAAACCTATACAACTTGCACGGATAGATGAGATAGATGAAAAGAAGTACCTAGAGTACATAAGCACTTCTCTCGAACAAATTCTAGAGGCTATGGGAGTCTCTATCGAAGAGCTAAGAGGCGCAACACGTTTACTCTAG
- a CDS encoding DUF2286 domain-containing protein, which produces MSVVAKISKNSVVSKEVVNKDVTEAVKEIAVELLKSWNPTSSDFIILRDFYSVSYPAPLAKELLEKVRKYSPKRIEDRVEVTLPIYEIFYEARWAGESLQVDNATVVFPYIDDVTTEEVLKGVLTGLSGVEEEELE; this is translated from the coding sequence ATGAGTGTCGTTGCAAAGATTTCGAAAAACTCTGTAGTAAGCAAAGAGGTGGTGAATAAAGATGTAACAGAGGCGGTGAAGGAGATAGCTGTGGAGTTATTAAAGTCTTGGAATCCTACGAGCTCCGATTTCATAATTCTAAGGGATTTCTACTCAGTATCATATCCAGCGCCATTAGCTAAAGAGCTTTTGGAGAAGGTTAGGAAGTATTCGCCTAAAAGGATAGAGGATAGAGTTGAAGTGACGTTGCCAATATATGAAATTTTTTACGAGGCCAGATGGGCTGGAGAGAGTCTTCAAGTTGATAATGCCACGGTGGTGTTTCCATATATTGACGATGTTACAACAGAGGAAGTTTTAAAAGGCGTCTTAACAGGCTTATCTGGCGTTGAAGAGGAGGAGCTAGAGTAA
- the pgsA gene encoding archaetidylinositol phosphate synthase — protein sequence MVSEKLRRFINLDRIGRFIPLDPNMLTIASALVAWGGVLLVLLFNCPPWLFILVSGLLDGLDGAVARSRGTVTKKGAFLDSFLDRYSDAAYLLYFIPYLDPLMLYIGLVGTFAISYARCRGEALGVEVRGVGFMERGERIAYLFLTALFIEVAHYYTKYLLYVYVSLVNIAALYRGLTVFRKFK from the coding sequence GTGGTTTCCGAAAAACTAAGAAGGTTCATAAACTTAGACAGAATAGGTAGGTTTATACCGCTTGACCCAAATATGTTAACTATAGCTTCTGCGCTAGTTGCATGGGGTGGTGTGCTGCTTGTGTTGCTTTTTAACTGCCCGCCTTGGCTTTTTATATTGGTATCAGGGCTCTTAGATGGCCTAGATGGAGCAGTAGCTAGAAGTAGAGGCACTGTGACAAAAAAAGGCGCATTCTTAGATTCATTTCTAGATAGGTACTCAGATGCGGCATATCTTTTGTATTTTATACCGTACCTAGATCCTCTGATGCTATACATTGGCCTAGTTGGCACATTTGCAATTAGCTATGCCAGATGTAGAGGTGAAGCGCTTGGCGTAGAGGTTAGGGGGGTTGGCTTTATGGAACGTGGAGAGCGTATAGCTTACCTCTTTTTAACAGCGCTCTTTATTGAGGTTGCTCATTATTATACGAAATACCTGCTCTATGTATATGTGTCGTTGGTCAATATTGCAGCGTTATACCGTGGTTTAACCGTTTTTAGAAAGTTTAAATAA
- a CDS encoding tRNA (pseudouridine-N1)-methyltransferase encodes MSFLIKSDVACPWSVDLHNLVKNRFDVLIDFLVESLRGGAREVYIMLCEGTTYRVASYPSDRTHAVASWLLSLPSFKSDLKTIVGRFRHVYYLHERGIDVSEIALTSDGLYIFGDHDGLSQEDEEILSKHAVWISLGPVPYMSWQAAAYVAYLISQLQK; translated from the coding sequence TTGAGTTTTTTAATAAAGAGCGACGTAGCTTGTCCTTGGTCCGTAGATCTTCATAATCTTGTTAAGAATAGATTTGACGTACTTATAGACTTTCTCGTAGAGTCTCTACGTGGCGGTGCACGCGAGGTATATATTATGTTATGTGAAGGAACGACATATCGCGTCGCGTCTTACCCCTCCGACCGTACGCATGCGGTGGCCAGCTGGCTCCTCTCGTTACCAAGTTTTAAAAGCGATCTAAAGACTATAGTTGGGCGGTTTAGACACGTCTATTATTTACATGAAAGGGGAATAGATGTGTCTGAAATTGCTCTTACGTCAGACGGGCTTTATATCTTTGGCGATCACGATGGTCTCTCGCAAGAGGATGAAGAGATATTATCAAAACACGCTGTATGGATATCGCTGGGGCCCGTCCCATATATGTCTTGGCAAGCCGCAGCATATGTGGCATATTTAATTTCTCAACTTCAAAAATAA
- a CDS encoding 30S ribosomal protein S26e has product MPKKRKNRGRKKGDKGREPYVYCDNCGKIMPRSKAVRLTVPYSPVPPDLARELEKQGAIIPRYLVTKTYCINCAVFFGIIKVRPREERKKKVPLQQVI; this is encoded by the coding sequence GTGCCTAAAAAGAGGAAAAATAGAGGTCGTAAAAAGGGCGATAAGGGACGGGAGCCATATGTATATTGTGATAACTGTGGGAAAATTATGCCGAGATCTAAAGCCGTTAGATTAACAGTTCCTTACTCCCCTGTGCCGCCAGACTTAGCCAGAGAATTGGAAAAACAGGGCGCGATAATCCCACGTTATCTAGTTACCAAGACTTACTGCATTAACTGCGCAGTGTTCTTTGGTATAATCAAGGTAAGACCTCGAGAGGAGAGAAAGAAAAAAGTGCCATTACAACAGGTCATTTGA
- the proS gene encoding proline--tRNA ligase — MELLREAKPYTKDKLKTNLIEWFHWLLREAELYDVRYPVKGAYVWRPYGMKLRRNVENLIRRIHDETGHEEVLFPVFIPYEFFSKESQHIRGFEKEVFWVSKGGEGGERLILRPTSETAIMPMVKLWIQDYKDLPLRLYQIVSVFRAETKMTHPMIRLREISMFKEAHTVHATREDAERQIREAVEIYKRIFDEMCLAYMINKRPNWDKFAGAEYTIAFDTILPDGRTLQIGTVHYLGVNFTKVFEVTYLDIDGTRKLAHTTSYGISERSIAAMLITHGDDGGTTLPPKLAPIQVVIVPIFYGEEEMPTVMKFVDEVYRMLRDVGIRIHIDDRRDKTPGWKFYYWELKGVPLRIEVGRRDIEKRQVVVTRRDTLEKYAVSLGELVDAVKQLMSVVEDNLRKRAWEDLRNRLVKVEKVEDAKNAIREGKVVEVPWSGDDECGVKLQELVGADALGIPMDTDPSIGGFDMRDLACKEKRAEFWLRLSERY, encoded by the coding sequence ATGGAACTTTTAAGAGAGGCTAAACCATATACAAAGGATAAACTTAAAACAAATTTAATAGAATGGTTCCATTGGCTTTTAAGAGAAGCGGAGCTGTATGATGTAAGATATCCGGTTAAGGGGGCTTACGTATGGCGTCCTTATGGTATGAAATTAAGGCGTAACGTGGAGAACTTGATAAGGCGTATTCACGATGAAACAGGACACGAAGAAGTGCTATTTCCTGTTTTTATACCCTATGAGTTTTTCAGCAAAGAGTCGCAACACATAAGAGGATTTGAAAAGGAGGTTTTTTGGGTTTCAAAAGGCGGCGAAGGTGGCGAGAGATTAATCCTGAGGCCCACCTCAGAAACTGCAATTATGCCTATGGTGAAGCTATGGATACAAGACTATAAAGATCTACCTCTCCGGTTGTATCAAATAGTTAGTGTATTTAGAGCGGAAACAAAAATGACACACCCCATGATTCGCCTAAGGGAGATTAGCATGTTTAAAGAGGCTCATACTGTACACGCAACTAGAGAAGATGCCGAGAGACAGATTCGGGAGGCTGTGGAGATCTATAAGAGGATTTTTGACGAAATGTGTCTAGCATATATGATAAATAAGAGACCCAACTGGGATAAATTTGCTGGTGCTGAATATACAATAGCATTTGACACTATTCTGCCTGATGGTAGAACTTTGCAAATAGGCACTGTACATTACCTTGGCGTAAACTTTACCAAAGTTTTCGAAGTTACGTATCTAGATATAGATGGCACGAGAAAGCTTGCCCACACAACCTCCTACGGTATTTCAGAGAGAAGTATTGCCGCTATGCTTATAACACATGGCGACGATGGAGGTACTACATTGCCTCCAAAATTGGCGCCTATACAAGTAGTTATAGTGCCTATATTCTACGGAGAAGAAGAGATGCCAACGGTTATGAAATTTGTAGACGAAGTATACAGGATGTTGAGAGACGTAGGTATCCGTATACATATTGACGATAGACGAGATAAAACACCTGGATGGAAGTTTTACTACTGGGAGTTAAAAGGTGTGCCTTTACGCATAGAGGTCGGTAGGCGGGATATAGAAAAGAGACAAGTTGTTGTAACCAGGAGAGATACGCTAGAGAAATACGCCGTATCGCTTGGAGAGCTGGTAGATGCGGTCAAACAACTTATGAGCGTCGTAGAAGACAATTTACGAAAGAGGGCTTGGGAAGATCTAAGAAATAGATTAGTTAAAGTGGAGAAAGTCGAAGATGCAAAAAACGCCATTAGAGAGGGCAAGGTTGTAGAAGTCCCCTGGAGTGGTGACGATGAGTGTGGAGTTAAGTTGCAAGAGCTCGTAGGTGCGGATGCGCTCGGCATTCCTATGGATACAGACCCCTCAATAGGCGGTTTTGATATGCGTGACCTAGCATGTAAAGAAAAACGTGCCGAGTTTTGGCTTAGACTTTCGGAGCGGTACTAG
- a CDS encoding tRNA (adenine-N1)-methyltransferase: MFKKNDWTLLIEEDRNYKIVAKVGSGLLQTIRGYIDTDTLIGVPYGTVVTSTLGAKFRAIPATIFDIIEHRFRIKAQAIYPKDAIYIVKATAIGPGSRVVEAGTGSGFLTAVLAWYVRPWGIVYSFEKRFDHIRVAIKNIKSVGLDLYVDLQLRDVVKSGFGSMKVDAVILDMGDPWNVIEKAVEVLKSGGTLAVFSTTIEHMSKTVEMLKTYNFYNISIEEVLLRRWKSVVGELRPETFDVVHTGWIITARKA; encoded by the coding sequence GTGTTTAAGAAAAACGATTGGACGCTGTTAATAGAGGAAGACAGAAATTACAAAATCGTGGCAAAAGTCGGTAGCGGCTTACTCCAAACTATTAGAGGATATATCGACACAGATACGCTAATAGGTGTGCCATATGGTACAGTAGTAACATCTACATTAGGAGCGAAGTTTAGGGCTATTCCTGCGACTATATTTGACATAATTGAACATAGATTCCGTATTAAAGCCCAGGCAATATATCCAAAAGACGCTATATACATTGTAAAAGCTACAGCCATAGGTCCGGGATCTAGAGTAGTAGAAGCTGGAACAGGTTCCGGCTTTTTAACCGCCGTATTGGCTTGGTATGTGAGACCCTGGGGGATTGTCTATAGTTTTGAAAAAAGATTCGATCACATAAGAGTCGCTATAAAAAATATAAAGAGTGTGGGACTTGATCTATATGTTGATTTACAATTAAGAGACGTTGTTAAAAGCGGCTTTGGCTCTATGAAAGTAGACGCCGTAATATTAGACATGGGGGATCCTTGGAACGTTATTGAAAAAGCCGTAGAAGTCCTAAAGTCAGGGGGTACGTTGGCCGTCTTCTCTACGACTATTGAGCACATGTCAAAAACCGTTGAGATGCTTAAGACATATAACTTCTACAACATTTCTATTGAAGAGGTACTTCTACGTCGTTGGAAATCTGTTGTAGGTGAGCTAAGGCCTGAGACTTTTGATGTTGTCCACACCGGGTGGATTATTACAGCTAGAAAAGCTTAA
- a CDS encoding KEOPS complex kinase/ATPase Bud32 — MILIAKGAEAEIYLVDWFGIKAVLKWRKPKAYRDHTLDYLIRRRRTINEVRNMYIAHVIGVRVPAVYFFDPEKTTILMEYVEGESLRDLLSRGEHKYLKDVGIYIGKMHKAGLIHGDLAPTNIILSKGELYFIDFGLGETRRGWTRKTAILMARDINVLLRTLELYGAKSEEFKSLFWSGYREEMGVRSSVVESEVSRIRASGRYVER, encoded by the coding sequence GTGATTCTGATTGCGAAAGGTGCGGAAGCCGAAATATACCTTGTCGATTGGTTCGGAATAAAGGCGGTGTTAAAATGGAGAAAGCCCAAGGCGTATAGAGATCATACACTTGACTATCTCATAAGGAGGAGAAGAACAATTAACGAAGTTCGCAATATGTACATAGCCCACGTAATAGGCGTAAGGGTTCCTGCGGTATACTTTTTTGATCCTGAGAAAACAACTATACTAATGGAATATGTAGAAGGCGAGAGCCTTCGCGATTTACTAAGCAGAGGCGAGCATAAGTACCTGAAAGATGTAGGCATATATATCGGCAAGATGCATAAAGCTGGGTTGATACACGGCGATCTTGCGCCCACAAATATAATTCTTTCAAAGGGAGAGCTTTACTTCATAGACTTTGGCCTGGGCGAGACGAGGAGGGGGTGGACTCGTAAAACAGCCATATTGATGGCGAGAGACATAAATGTATTATTAAGGACGTTAGAGCTCTACGGTGCAAAATCTGAGGAATTTAAATCACTCTTTTGGAGTGGATATAGAGAGGAGATGGGTGTTAGGTCAAGCGTTGTGGAAAGTGAGGTAAGCAGAATAAGAGCATCTGGCCGCTATGTTGAAAGGTAG